One Eriocheir sinensis breed Jianghai 21 chromosome 32, ASM2467909v1, whole genome shotgun sequence genomic region harbors:
- the LOC127006183 gene encoding keratin-associated protein 10-4-like isoform X6 produces MWVQYAITSATAYPAVCQVCYSVSGVLQCVRCIVGVRCVAVCQVCCSVLCVLQCVMCVAVCHVCCSVRCVAVCQVCCSVRCVRCVAVCLVCCSVSCVLQCVVCCSVSCVLLCVVCCSVSCVLQVSGVLQCVRCVAVCQVCCRGQVCCSASYVLQCVMCVAVCRVLQCVVCVAVCCSVMCVAVCRVLQCVMCVAVCCSVMCVAVCRVLQCVRCVAVCHVYCRGQVCCSVSCVLQCVMCVAVCHVCCSVSGMLQCQVCCRGQVCCRSQVCCSVSGVLQCVRCVARCQVYCIVSGMFKGAGCVAMYQVCCTGVAMSCVLQGVRCAALLFWQQYGA; encoded by the exons atgtgggtccagtacgctatcacttcggccaccgcctaccctgcagTGTGTCAGGTGTGTTACAGTGTGTcaggtgtgttgcagtgtgtcaggTGTATTGTAGGGGTcaggtgtgttgcagtgtgtcaggtgtgttgcagtgtgttatgtgtgttgcagtgtgtcatgtgtgttgcagtgtgtcatgtgtgttgcagtgtcaggtgtgttgcagtgtgtcaggTGTGTTGCAGTGTCAGGTGTGTCAGGTGTGTTGCAGTGTGCcttgtgtgttgcagtgtgtcatgtgtgttgcagtgtgtcgtGTGTTGTAGTGTGTcatgtgtgttgctgtgtgtcgtgtgttgcagtgtgtcatgtGTGTTGCAGGTGTCAGGTGTATTGCAGTGTGTcaggtgtgttgcagtgtgtcaggTGTGTTGCAGGGGTCAGGTGTGTTGCAGTGCGTCATATGTATTGCAGTGTGtcatgtgtgttgcagtgtgtcgtgtgttgcagtgtgtcgtgtgtgttgcagtgtgttgcagtgtcatgtgtgttgcagtgtgtcgtgtgttgcagtgtgtcatgtgtgttgcagtgtgttgcagtgtcatgtgtgttgcagtgtgtcgtgtgttgcagtgtgtcag gtgtgttgcagtgtgtcatgtGTATTGCAGGGGTcaggtgtgttgcagtgtgtcat gtgtgttgcagtgtgtcatgtgtgttgcagtgtgtcatgtgtgttgcagtgtgtcaggTATGTTGCAGTGTCAGGTGTGTTGCAGGGGTCAGGTGTGTTGCAGGAGTcaggtgtgttgcagtgtgtcaggTGTGTTGCAATGTGTCAGGTGTGTTGCAAGGTGTCAAGTGTATTGCATTGTTTCAGGTATGTTTAAGGGTGCCGGGTGTGTTGCAATGTATCAGGTGTGTTGCACAGGTGTTGCAATGTCATGTGTGTTGCAGGGTGTCAGGTGTGCCGCTCTGCTCTTTTGGCAGCAATATGGCGCTTGA